A DNA window from Fodinibius sp. Rm-B-1B1-1 contains the following coding sequences:
- a CDS encoding TetR/AcrR family transcriptional regulator, giving the protein MGKKDRKAREKERRRNQILDAAEKVIFSQSLEQATMDEIAEEAELSKGTLYLYFKNKTELYIAITQRGSDLLNSKFAKVFSGAHDHTGLELIRKMGETYLDFVREYPNYFTAFMYYESLSDVKVLEDSTYAEQCDQNRREALNFMIRALQIGMQDGSVDDQYEPKELATIIFASTRGLTAMVHASGRGHHAQLLDEIEVGVSTIFENFLNLLVKGMASPNELKNSENG; this is encoded by the coding sequence ATGGGTAAAAAGGATCGAAAGGCGCGTGAGAAAGAGCGTCGAAGGAATCAAATACTTGATGCTGCGGAAAAGGTTATTTTTTCTCAAAGCCTGGAGCAAGCAACAATGGATGAAATTGCCGAGGAAGCCGAGCTCAGCAAGGGTACATTGTATCTGTATTTTAAAAATAAAACGGAACTTTATATTGCTATTACCCAACGCGGGTCGGATCTGCTGAACAGCAAATTCGCCAAAGTATTTTCGGGAGCTCATGACCATACTGGGCTCGAGCTAATTCGAAAAATGGGCGAAACCTATTTGGATTTTGTTCGTGAATATCCCAATTACTTTACGGCATTTATGTATTATGAGTCGCTGAGTGACGTAAAAGTCCTTGAAGATAGCACCTATGCAGAACAATGTGATCAAAATAGGCGTGAAGCATTGAACTTTATGATACGTGCTTTGCAGATCGGTATGCAGGACGGTTCTGTTGATGATCAATATGAGCCTAAAGAGTTGGCGACGATTATTTTTGCCAGTACAAGAGGACTTACGGCCATGGTTCATGCCAGTGGAAGAGGTCATCATGCTCAGCTTTTGGATGAAATTGAAGTGGGAGTGAGTACCATATTCGAAAACTTTCTGAACCTATTAGTGAAGGGGATGGCTTCTCCAAATGAATTAAAAAATTCTGAAAATGGTTAG
- a CDS encoding TolC family protein → MHPTNILKIGLTVILSLSISTTVLGQQDSTQTAFEEIEENPGAISLDQAIQIALANNTEIKRSLLSVRDADQQVRTAWSNVMPEITSSANYTRNLEVPVNFIPEVVFDPNGDPDKLVPVAFGTDNNWQGGFTISQTIFNGQAFVGVSTSGLFKTAQSEGMRATAQGIVTQTRMAYYQVLIAKEQVRLQQSRLDRVQENLDDTRKSYEQGLVDKYAVTQLEVQLENIKPNLTSAKFSEKESIRNLLDAMGLPVSLSLEVKGDLSGYDIQSANASEIENKAIKKVDRMTALSLESDSALLQRAFEMRGDLRVLDVQQQLQEKRIKAEKSKYLPSVQANYNMQWTAAQSGTPVFFGSEQQRARSQTFMVGVQLPIFQGFRRDAAIQQAQIQQKDLQLQEYQAKRTAESEITSAEESIREAFQIESARKRALDLAQEGYDRALKRYQSGLGSQQEVTDAELQLREAEVGYAQMVFNYLAAKAQYDQAVGKVPFVEEDVEPIKNKIELE, encoded by the coding sequence ATGCATCCAACGAATATTTTGAAAATTGGATTAACAGTAATTTTGTCACTCTCCATATCGACTACGGTTTTGGGGCAGCAAGATTCAACGCAAACTGCTTTTGAAGAGATAGAGGAAAATCCCGGTGCGATTTCACTTGATCAGGCTATACAGATAGCACTGGCTAACAATACCGAAATAAAGCGTTCACTCCTTTCCGTACGTGATGCAGACCAGCAAGTACGCACAGCATGGAGTAACGTAATGCCGGAAATTACATCTTCGGCAAACTATACACGCAACCTGGAGGTACCGGTTAACTTTATTCCGGAAGTTGTTTTTGATCCCAATGGCGACCCTGATAAGTTGGTGCCTGTGGCATTTGGAACCGATAACAACTGGCAGGGAGGGTTTACCATTTCTCAAACTATTTTCAATGGACAGGCTTTTGTAGGTGTTAGTACCTCGGGCTTGTTTAAAACAGCTCAATCAGAAGGAATGCGAGCTACGGCCCAGGGAATTGTAACGCAAACGCGGATGGCCTACTACCAGGTGTTAATTGCAAAGGAACAGGTGCGGTTGCAGCAGAGCAGATTAGATCGTGTACAAGAAAATTTAGATGATACTCGTAAGAGTTATGAGCAGGGGCTTGTTGATAAATATGCAGTAACGCAGCTCGAAGTCCAGCTTGAAAATATTAAACCCAACTTAACAAGTGCCAAATTTTCCGAAAAAGAGTCCATACGTAACTTGTTGGATGCAATGGGGCTACCTGTAAGCTTGAGTTTAGAGGTAAAAGGGGATTTGAGTGGTTATGACATCCAGTCTGCTAATGCATCTGAAATAGAAAATAAGGCCATTAAAAAGGTTGATCGTATGACCGCCCTTTCATTAGAGTCAGATTCAGCATTATTACAGAGGGCTTTTGAAATGCGTGGAGACTTGCGTGTGCTTGATGTACAGCAGCAATTGCAGGAGAAGCGAATAAAGGCTGAAAAGAGTAAGTATCTACCCAGCGTGCAGGCCAATTATAATATGCAGTGGACGGCTGCCCAGTCTGGAACGCCCGTCTTTTTTGGATCAGAACAGCAGCGAGCCCGGTCACAAACCTTTATGGTGGGGGTGCAGCTACCAATATTTCAGGGATTCAGACGCGATGCGGCGATCCAGCAGGCGCAAATTCAACAGAAGGATCTGCAGTTGCAAGAGTATCAAGCTAAGCGAACCGCGGAGAGTGAAATCACATCGGCAGAAGAAAGTATAAGAGAAGCTTTTCAGATTGAGTCTGCGCGTAAGCGGGCGCTGGATTTGGCTCAAGAGGGATATGATCGTGCCTTGAAGAGATATCAGTCCGGACTCGGATCACAACAAGAAGTGACGGATGCAGAGCTTCAGCTACGTGAGGCCGAAGTTGGGTATGCCCAGATGGTGTTTAATTATTTGGCAGCAAAGGCCCAGTACGATCAGGCGGTTGGCAAGGTGCCTTTCGTCGAAGAAGATGTAGAACCTATTAAAAATAAGATTGAACTCGAATAA
- a CDS encoding efflux RND transporter periplasmic adaptor subunit, whose amino-acid sequence MKKLFVLAFSTLIFASACGNGPATENETENDAVAVTTEEVRPSTFKHYLNIQGTVESDKTISITPKVTATVEEINVKAGDQVEKGTVLARLDGEVTRTQIEEVKSQLELAKTRYERQKNLREDNIGSEIQLLEIETQVRSLENQLATLQEQYDNYLMRATIGGTVNRVYIKEGENIGPNGPSFQISNAEALKVTAEISESYINRVETTDSVTITLPSIDRQITKPIDVVGNVIDPLNRTFGIEVYIPNIDGMVRPNMLAKLKINDYQRANALTVPVDIVQSSNGGGHLFVAQESDSGWVAKQKKVVIGSSYQDEIVIEQGLQAGDQIITVGYNGLNDGDALSIQEN is encoded by the coding sequence ATGAAGAAATTATTTGTACTTGCATTTAGCACGCTGATTTTTGCATCAGCTTGTGGAAATGGACCGGCAACGGAAAATGAGACCGAAAATGATGCTGTTGCCGTAACTACTGAGGAGGTTCGGCCTTCTACCTTCAAGCATTATTTGAATATACAGGGGACAGTAGAATCAGATAAAACCATTTCGATAACCCCAAAAGTTACCGCAACGGTCGAAGAAATAAATGTAAAGGCCGGCGATCAGGTTGAAAAGGGAACGGTGCTTGCCCGATTAGATGGGGAGGTTACGCGTACCCAGATTGAGGAGGTTAAATCTCAGCTTGAGTTGGCGAAAACACGCTATGAGCGGCAAAAGAATCTGCGTGAAGATAATATCGGATCAGAAATACAGCTTTTGGAAATTGAAACACAGGTTCGGTCACTGGAAAACCAGCTGGCAACGCTTCAAGAGCAATACGACAATTACTTGATGCGAGCGACAATTGGGGGAACGGTTAATCGGGTATATATCAAAGAAGGAGAAAATATTGGGCCCAATGGACCTTCCTTTCAGATTTCGAATGCTGAGGCACTGAAGGTAACGGCTGAGATTTCAGAATCCTATATCAATCGGGTTGAAACGACGGACAGTGTGACGATCACTTTGCCAAGTATTGACCGACAGATTACCAAGCCTATCGATGTAGTCGGGAATGTTATTGATCCGCTAAACAGAACATTTGGTATTGAAGTATACATCCCTAATATCGATGGAATGGTACGCCCGAATATGTTGGCCAAGCTTAAAATCAATGATTATCAGCGGGCTAATGCACTAACGGTTCCGGTTGATATTGTTCAGTCTTCGAATGGAGGCGGCCATTTGTTTGTAGCGCAGGAATCAGATTCCGGATGGGTTGCTAAGCAAAAGAAAGTAGTGATTGGGAGTAGCTATCAGGATGAAATAGTTATTGAACAAGGGCTGCAGGCTGGCGATCAAATTATTACGGTTGGATACAATGGTTTAAACGATGGCGACGCGCTTTCTATCCAAGAAAATTAA
- a CDS encoding efflux RND transporter permease subunit, which produces MSFKEFKPSSIAINNRTTVYLVTVLVTIIGIFSYIMLPKEQFPEVEIPIFNVVTIQAGSSPADVENLITRPLEQELRSIDGIDKISSVSKQAASIITIEFETSKDKLVAQQEVNDAVEKARGDLPTSLTEDPEVTDINLDDQPILNINLSGNYDLVQLKRFADQIQDKVESLSGINEAEIVGALEPEIEINMDLPKMLAAGVTFQQVRQAVSNTNVTISAGGLDVGRMERAVRVDGEVTSADDLRNLLITNNSGRQVYLKDVAEIRNGFADRESYARLNGEDVITLNVKKQGGANLIEMSELTVETVDELKEAQLPDGLNITYTGDRSQDTRDSVANLFNTVILGFFFVVLVLMFIMGVQNAIFVGLAIPLSSLIAFAVMPAMEGYSINIVVLFALILGLGIVVDNAIVIVENIYRYITTTEYDKIEAAKRAAGEIALPVITGTLTTIAPFVPLLFWTGIMGRFMVYLPITIILTLTASLVVALFMNPVFAVSFMDDTDGKTLEDAGHKDNKGVWIAGGVFGALAGIFYLAGIPFAANLLIFLYGLYLLERFVLSPMIVKFNQSVLPRIQDNYKGLIAWILEGRRPWYTLGATILFLIGSVVLLVIRSPKVVFFAESEPNSVYVYNEMPTGTDLEVTNDVTKKLEERVYDVLGRDNPVVKSIITNVAVGAAPPNSIDQTPSPNRSRIAISFVDYQYRDGVSTQALMDKIRENVKGIPSAQVTVEQEQQGPPSGKPINIEITGDEFDQLIQISERVTNYIESQNIGGIEQLRSDLQNNNPEIIVDIDEVKANSYGLSNAQLGMELNTALLGQPISTYRDQDEEYDIRLRLQEEYRSNITDLMNLRIPTPSGGMIPISAVADAEYVSNVGSINRIDLNRVVTVSSNVLEGYNANEINAQIREALQDFDVPEGYSVSLTGQQEDQAEAANFLSIALFAAVALIFLILVAQFNSIGKPVIIMSQVVFSLIGVFIGFATFGLDVSVVMTGMGIIAVAGIVVKNGIILIDYTDILRNEGKSLREAVIEGGRVRLNPVILTAASTILGLIPLAMGVNIDFYGLFASFDPNIYFGGDNADFWGSLAWTIIFGLGFATFLTLFLVPSMYYIGVQTKRKIKALLP; this is translated from the coding sequence ATGAGTTTTAAAGAGTTTAAGCCTTCCAGTATTGCGATAAATAATCGGACGACGGTTTACCTGGTGACGGTATTAGTGACCATTATTGGGATCTTTTCGTACATCATGCTTCCCAAAGAGCAGTTTCCGGAAGTAGAGATCCCTATTTTTAATGTCGTGACGATCCAGGCGGGTTCTTCACCGGCCGATGTGGAAAACTTGATTACACGTCCGCTTGAGCAGGAACTGCGCAGCATTGATGGCATTGATAAAATAAGCAGTGTATCAAAGCAGGCGGCCTCAATTATTACGATTGAGTTTGAGACCAGTAAGGATAAGCTGGTGGCCCAGCAAGAGGTGAATGATGCGGTTGAAAAGGCCCGGGGCGATCTGCCTACGAGTCTTACTGAAGATCCCGAAGTTACTGATATCAACCTGGATGACCAGCCGATCCTCAACATTAACTTGTCTGGAAATTACGATCTGGTACAGCTGAAGCGTTTTGCTGATCAGATTCAAGATAAAGTGGAAAGCCTTTCGGGTATTAATGAGGCGGAAATTGTGGGGGCATTAGAGCCCGAGATCGAGATCAATATGGATCTGCCGAAAATGCTTGCTGCCGGTGTCACATTTCAGCAAGTACGCCAAGCGGTTTCAAATACAAATGTAACGATCTCGGCCGGAGGGCTTGATGTTGGACGCATGGAGCGGGCTGTTCGGGTTGACGGTGAGGTTACCAGCGCTGACGACTTAAGGAATTTGCTGATTACCAACAATTCGGGCCGACAGGTTTATCTGAAAGATGTGGCTGAAATCCGCAATGGATTTGCTGATCGCGAAAGTTATGCGCGTCTCAATGGTGAGGATGTGATCACCCTCAATGTAAAAAAGCAGGGTGGAGCCAATCTCATTGAAATGTCAGAGCTTACCGTCGAAACAGTAGATGAACTTAAAGAGGCGCAACTTCCGGATGGATTGAATATTACGTATACCGGAGATCGCTCCCAGGATACCCGCGATAGTGTAGCCAACTTGTTTAATACGGTTATCCTTGGATTCTTCTTCGTTGTGCTGGTGCTCATGTTCATTATGGGGGTCCAGAACGCTATTTTTGTAGGATTAGCTATTCCGCTTTCATCGCTGATTGCTTTTGCGGTCATGCCCGCGATGGAGGGATACAGCATCAATATCGTAGTACTTTTTGCACTCATCCTTGGACTTGGTATCGTTGTTGACAATGCCATTGTAATCGTTGAAAATATCTACCGGTATATTACCACTACCGAGTACGACAAGATTGAAGCGGCCAAGCGCGCGGCAGGAGAAATTGCGTTGCCGGTGATTACCGGAACGCTTACTACCATAGCACCTTTTGTTCCACTGCTTTTTTGGACGGGTATTATGGGACGTTTTATGGTGTATCTGCCAATTACGATTATTTTAACACTGACCGCCTCGCTGGTTGTGGCTTTGTTTATGAATCCCGTTTTCGCTGTTTCGTTTATGGATGATACCGATGGGAAGACCCTTGAAGATGCAGGGCATAAAGATAACAAGGGAGTCTGGATTGCCGGTGGTGTTTTTGGTGCACTTGCTGGCATATTTTATCTCGCTGGAATTCCATTCGCGGCGAATCTGCTAATCTTTTTGTATGGGCTGTATCTTTTAGAGCGATTTGTGTTAAGTCCGATGATTGTCAAGTTTAATCAGTCGGTACTGCCCCGGATTCAAGATAATTACAAAGGACTTATTGCGTGGATTTTAGAAGGACGTCGTCCTTGGTATACTCTGGGAGCCACGATTTTGTTTTTAATCGGAAGTGTTGTACTACTGGTTATCCGGTCGCCGAAGGTGGTATTTTTTGCTGAAAGTGAACCTAATTCGGTGTATGTGTATAATGAGATGCCTACCGGCACCGATCTGGAGGTAACCAACGATGTGACCAAAAAGCTTGAAGAGCGTGTTTACGATGTGCTTGGTCGTGATAATCCCGTAGTAAAATCAATTATTACCAATGTAGCTGTTGGAGCTGCTCCTCCGAATTCTATTGATCAAACGCCCAGCCCCAACAGGAGTCGAATTGCAATATCATTTGTAGATTATCAATATCGCGATGGCGTTTCTACACAGGCTTTAATGGACAAAATCCGAGAGAATGTTAAAGGCATTCCAAGTGCCCAGGTTACGGTAGAGCAAGAGCAGCAGGGACCGCCATCCGGTAAGCCAATCAATATTGAAATAACGGGAGATGAATTTGATCAGCTAATCCAAATATCAGAGCGAGTAACGAATTATATTGAATCGCAAAATATTGGCGGTATTGAGCAGTTGCGTTCAGATTTGCAAAATAATAATCCCGAAATCATTGTAGATATTGATGAGGTTAAAGCCAATAGCTATGGATTGAGTAATGCACAATTGGGGATGGAGCTCAATACGGCATTGCTGGGACAGCCGATATCAACGTATCGCGATCAAGATGAGGAGTACGATATTCGATTGCGCCTGCAAGAAGAGTATCGCTCAAACATTACAGATTTGATGAACCTTAGGATTCCTACCCCATCAGGAGGAATGATTCCAATTTCTGCGGTAGCAGATGCAGAGTATGTTAGTAATGTGGGATCGATTAATCGTATCGATTTAAATCGGGTGGTTACGGTATCCTCTAATGTACTTGAGGGATATAACGCCAATGAGATTAATGCTCAGATTCGCGAAGCCCTGCAGGATTTTGACGTACCTGAAGGATATTCGGTCTCTCTGACCGGCCAGCAAGAAGATCAGGCTGAGGCGGCCAACTTTTTATCCATTGCGTTATTTGCTGCAGTAGCACTTATCTTCTTAATACTTGTCGCACAGTTTAACTCTATCGGCAAGCCGGTTATTATCATGTCTCAGGTCGTCTTTAGTTTGATTGGAGTCTTTATCGGTTTTGCCACTTTTGGGCTGGATGTGTCGGTAGTAATGACTGGTATGGGAATTATTGCCGTTGCAGGTATTGTAGTGAAGAACGGTATTATTCTGATTGACTATACTGATATTTTGCGAAACGAAGGAAAAAGTCTCCGCGAGGCTGTTATTGAAGGGGGACGGGTGCGTTTGAATCCGGTTATTCTGACAGCAGCTTCTACGATATTAGGATTAATACCGCTGGCAATGGGAGTTAACATTGACTTCTATGGGTTGTTTGCCAGCTTTGATCCCAATATATATTTCGGCGGTGATAACGCCGATTTCTGGGGTTCGCTGGCGTGGACTATTATTTTCGGTCTCGGGTTTGCGACATTTTTGACCCTCTTCTTGGTGCCTTCGATGTACTACATTGGCGTACAGACCAAACGAAAAATAAAAGCTTTACTACCCTAA
- a CDS encoding DUF4293 family protein, with the protein MIQRIQSVLLFLAFLLNGSVFFNALYSHAMQDPQQWLGLSFAIILTIASLGSLGTIFLYKNRENHVKWVSILLAVQVIVIGIALGIYISLGGFGTYLWDETIGLGLLALALVAQLYARKKIKDDIELVKSMDRIR; encoded by the coding sequence GTGATACAACGGATTCAATCAGTACTTCTTTTTTTAGCCTTTCTATTGAACGGAAGCGTATTTTTTAACGCTCTCTACAGTCATGCCATGCAAGATCCCCAGCAGTGGTTGGGCCTGAGCTTTGCCATCATTTTAACAATCGCTTCACTGGGATCGTTAGGCACTATATTTCTCTATAAAAATAGAGAAAACCACGTTAAGTGGGTTTCAATACTGCTTGCTGTACAGGTGATAGTAATCGGGATAGCTCTTGGAATTTATATCTCTCTTGGCGGTTTTGGAACTTATCTCTGGGATGAAACCATCGGTTTGGGATTATTGGCTTTGGCTCTTGTTGCTCAGCTATATGCCCGAAAAAAAATTAAGGATGATATCGAGTTGGTAAAGTCAATGGATCGTATCCGGTAA
- a CDS encoding DMT family transporter: MAEEYPKVKVLAALLAGLTAFGFAPILVRYASDTSPLVLVVYRTVFAALMLFPFWLWMRDSTARSGKGEERLWIALSGICLGLHFTFWISSLYYTSVASASVLVTIHPIIMILVERLWFKRNFATTTWIGVFLAFAGSVLLGISDSQIEQDFSDPLFGNFLALTAAIIFVVYLLIGQKIRKKREWIDYVFPVYFYAAVACVLIAVVMGKNLFDISTIGVWAGVGLAFGPQILGHGSMNYAVKYVSPTLLSTLILVEPLLASVLAFFLFAELPPVASILAMVIILAGVGLTWRRSA; this comes from the coding sequence ATGGCTGAAGAATATCCAAAAGTAAAAGTACTGGCAGCACTACTTGCCGGACTAACGGCTTTTGGATTCGCGCCCATTTTGGTTCGATATGCCTCCGATACGTCTCCATTGGTATTGGTGGTGTATCGTACGGTATTTGCTGCGCTCATGTTGTTTCCGTTTTGGCTGTGGATGCGTGACTCAACCGCACGATCGGGCAAGGGAGAAGAACGGCTGTGGATTGCTCTTTCCGGCATTTGCTTGGGGCTTCATTTTACCTTCTGGATTTCGTCGCTTTATTATACGTCGGTAGCGTCGGCTTCGGTGCTGGTTACTATTCATCCCATCATCATGATCTTGGTAGAGCGGCTGTGGTTTAAGCGCAACTTTGCTACAACGACCTGGATTGGCGTGTTTCTGGCATTTGCGGGATCGGTACTGCTTGGAATATCGGACAGTCAGATAGAACAAGATTTTTCTGATCCACTTTTTGGAAACTTCCTGGCCCTTACGGCTGCTATTATCTTTGTTGTCTATTTACTTATTGGACAAAAAATCCGCAAAAAACGTGAGTGGATTGATTATGTGTTTCCCGTTTATTTTTATGCAGCGGTGGCCTGTGTTCTTATCGCCGTAGTGATGGGTAAGAATTTGTTCGATATTTCAACCATTGGTGTTTGGGCGGGAGTCGGTTTGGCCTTTGGACCACAAATTTTAGGGCATGGGTCTATGAATTACGCAGTCAAATATGTATCGCCTACACTACTTTCTACACTCATTTTAGTCGAACCATTGTTAGCATCGGTGTTGGCTTTTTTCTTGTTTGCAGAGTTACCCCCAGTTGCTTCGATACTGGCGATGGTGATCATTTTAGCCGGGGTGGGATTGACTTGGAGAAGATCAGCTTGA
- a CDS encoding TonB-dependent receptor: MRKFLGLLVVILLFISAEVIGQTVKVVSGSSEQPIINVYIYNNGRNKMVATNHDGEASVEKFSVNDTLNFQHPSYQPLSLSLAEVAQKNFLVALKGKSVLMDNVYVSASKRAEDRSKIPQPITQITQEEITLTNPQTSADLLKHSGEVFVQKSQMGGGSPMIRGFAANSVLLAVDGVRMNNAIFRSGNLQNVISIDPNAIETTEVLFGPGAVIYGSDALGGVMDFQTISPELSFDSTTVTNFNALTRYGSANNERTIHADASFGFEKWGSTTSITYSNFDDLRSGSDFYDEFPNFGKREEYVVRRGGFDAVVPNKDVTVQRFSGYEQLNLMQKIRYKPTPNWDVEYGFHFGSTTDIPRYDRLIERENGDTGPLVNAEWYYGPQIWMNSTLRVDYFGSTDIYDNITATFSHQWFQESRNDRDFQDDWLRNREENVNVYIGQLDFDKHIDEQKELYYGIEGIYNHVGSEAKSTNIATGRQVPVATRYPGGGSHFTQLAAYAKYEQELTSDLTAVIGSRYSHILLNAQLSDQFYDFDFREISLNTGALSGNVGFTYRPADQLQFNLNGSTGFRAPNVDDVAKVFDSEPGTVIVPNPDLNSEYTYNVDLAVIKGFGDAAKFEVNGFYTWLRDAMVRRDFGDSFGQDSIVYDGTMSNVEAVVNAGKAYIYGVKAKFSTQIGKGLSFSAQGTYTEGRDKSNDKPLRHVAPFFGTTSLTYEHNPIMVEVFSEFNAEKPISDFSPSERSKTHLYTSEGTLGWATLNIRTSYQITEETKINIGIENIFDKHYRPYSSGISAPGRNIRVALRAQI, translated from the coding sequence ATGAGGAAGTTTCTTGGTCTACTTGTAGTAATCTTATTATTTATTAGTGCAGAGGTTATTGGCCAAACGGTTAAGGTGGTTTCAGGAAGTTCTGAACAGCCTATTATAAACGTATATATTTACAATAATGGGCGTAATAAAATGGTTGCTACCAATCATGATGGAGAGGCATCTGTTGAGAAGTTTTCAGTCAATGATACGCTTAACTTTCAGCACCCCTCGTATCAACCATTGTCCTTGTCACTTGCAGAGGTAGCGCAGAAGAATTTCTTGGTTGCTTTAAAAGGTAAATCGGTATTGATGGATAATGTATATGTATCAGCAAGTAAAAGGGCCGAGGATCGTTCAAAAATTCCACAACCCATTACCCAGATCACTCAAGAAGAAATTACGTTAACAAATCCGCAGACATCGGCAGATCTTCTAAAACATTCGGGAGAAGTGTTTGTGCAGAAAAGTCAGATGGGGGGAGGAAGTCCCATGATTCGCGGATTTGCTGCCAATTCAGTGTTATTGGCTGTAGACGGTGTCAGAATGAATAATGCCATTTTTCGAAGCGGAAATTTACAGAATGTTATTTCCATTGATCCCAATGCCATTGAAACGACGGAGGTGCTATTTGGTCCGGGGGCTGTTATTTATGGTAGTGATGCACTGGGCGGGGTGATGGATTTTCAGACTATTTCGCCGGAGTTATCGTTCGATAGCACTACAGTTACTAATTTTAATGCGTTAACGAGATATGGTTCGGCCAATAATGAGCGCACTATTCACGCCGATGCTTCTTTTGGGTTTGAAAAGTGGGGCAGTACAACCAGCATTACCTATAGTAATTTTGATGATCTGAGGTCGGGCAGTGACTTTTATGATGAGTTTCCCAATTTCGGTAAACGAGAGGAGTATGTGGTTCGCCGCGGTGGTTTTGATGCTGTAGTACCCAACAAAGATGTAACTGTGCAACGATTTTCAGGATATGAGCAATTAAACCTGATGCAGAAAATCCGCTATAAACCCACTCCGAACTGGGATGTTGAATATGGGTTTCATTTTGGCAGCACTACAGATATTCCACGGTATGATCGGCTGATAGAACGCGAAAATGGTGATACGGGGCCGTTAGTAAATGCCGAATGGTATTATGGTCCACAGATTTGGATGAATAGCACGCTGCGTGTCGACTATTTTGGTTCAACAGACATCTATGATAATATTACGGCTACATTCTCTCATCAATGGTTCCAGGAGAGTCGCAATGATCGAGATTTCCAGGATGACTGGCTCCGAAATCGCGAAGAGAATGTAAACGTTTATATTGGTCAGCTCGATTTTGATAAACATATTGACGAGCAGAAAGAGTTGTATTACGGCATTGAGGGGATCTACAACCATGTGGGATCAGAAGCAAAGTCTACGAATATTGCTACCGGCCGTCAGGTTCCAGTAGCTACTCGTTATCCTGGTGGTGGAAGTCATTTTACGCAACTGGCTGCGTACGCGAAATATGAGCAGGAACTTACATCTGATCTTACTGCAGTAATCGGATCGCGGTATAGTCATATTTTGTTGAATGCGCAACTCAGTGATCAGTTTTACGACTTTGATTTTAGGGAAATTTCATTGAATACCGGAGCCTTGAGTGGAAATGTAGGGTTTACCTATCGACCGGCCGACCAGCTGCAATTTAACCTCAATGGATCTACCGGCTTTCGGGCTCCCAATGTAGATGATGTGGCCAAAGTTTTTGACTCTGAGCCCGGAACAGTCATTGTTCCGAACCCTGACCTAAATTCGGAATATACCTATAACGTAGACCTGGCGGTCATCAAGGGGTTCGGAGATGCAGCAAAATTTGAAGTCAATGGTTTTTATACCTGGTTAAGAGACGCTATGGTGCGGCGCGATTTCGGGGATTCCTTTGGTCAGGATTCAATTGTATATGATGGTACAATGAGTAATGTAGAAGCGGTTGTAAATGCAGGAAAGGCATATATCTATGGCGTCAAAGCAAAGTTTTCAACACAAATAGGGAAGGGGCTTTCATTCAGTGCTCAGGGTACATATACCGAGGGCAGAGATAAGTCGAATGATAAGCCGTTGCGACATGTAGCACCATTTTTTGGAACGACTTCTCTAACGTATGAACATAATCCGATAATGGTAGAGGTATTTTCTGAGTTTAATGCTGAAAAGCCTATTTCAGATTTTTCTCCGTCAGAACGGAGTAAAACGCATTTGTATACTTCAGAAGGTACGCTCGGATGGGCAACCTTAAATATCAGGACTTCTTATCAGATTACAGAGGAGACGAAGATAAATATTGGGATCGAAAATATTTTTGATAAGCACTATCGACCGTATTCATCAGGTATTAGTGCACCAGGTAGAAATATTCGGGTAGCGTTACGTGCCCAAATATAG